Genomic segment of Paenibacillaceae bacterium GAS479:
GGAAGCTCTTGACCATGTGCTGCTATATGGGCCGCCGGGCCTTGGCAAGACAACATTGTCGAACATCATCGCCAATGAACTTGGCGTCAATCTGCGCACAACGTCGGGGCCGGCTATCGAGCGGCCAGGCGATCTTGCTGCTCTGCTGACCAATTTGCAAGAGGGCGATGTGCTGTTCATTGATGAGATTCACCGGCTTAATCGCTCTGTCGAAGAGGTGCTTTATCCTGCGATGGAGGATTTTTGCCTGGATATTATGATCGGCAAGGGACCGAGCGCCCGCTCGGTGCGGCTGGATTTGCCGCCATTCACGCTGATCGGGGCGACGACGCGTGCGGGACTGCTCAGCGCGCCGCTGCGCGACCGGTTTGGCGTTGTCAGTCGCTTGGAATATTACGGTACGGATGAACTGGCATTCATCATTTCGCGCTCGTCTGAAATTTTGGACGTGCATATGGTTGGCGAGGCGGCTCATGAGATCGCGCTTCGGTCTAGAGGAACACCGCGTATCGCCAACCGACTGCTGAAAAGGGTAAGGGACTTTGCCCAAGTACGCGGCGACGGAATCATTACGAGCGAGCTTGCGGAGCTTGCTCTGTCGCTCATCGCAGTTGATCCTCTCGGGCTCGACCGGATCGATCACAAGATGCTGCAGACGATGATTACGAATTATCGTGGAGGACCAGTCGGTCTGGACACGATAGCGGCGACGATCGGTGAGGAAAGCCAGACGATTGAGGATGTGTATGAGCCGTATCTGATGCAGATCGGGTTCCTGCAACGGACGCCGCGTGGACGAGTCGCAACGCCGCTAGCATATCGGCATCTCGGGCTGCCGATATCGGAGTAGCCGTCATGGGAGACAGGCGCAAGTCGGAATCCGGCGCTCGATTCAGCCGAGATGGAGAAGCCGTGACGGAGCATGGAGTGGTTAAGGCGGAGCTCCAGCCGGAGCTGACCGTCCTCTACGACGGCCAATGCCGTCTCTGTCTGGCTGCGGTGGACAGCTTGCAGCGGCTCAATCCGAGAGAACAATTGCGTTACACCGCTGTACAGGAGATGACAGCCCAAGAGCTGAACTCGCTGTTTCGCGGCGCGCCGCCGGATGCGCTCAAGTTAATGGAACTTATTCATGTTGTGGATCGTCAAGGCCGTGTTCATGTCGGTAGCGATGCCATTATTAGGGCGATGCGCAGCGTGCGGGGCTTCGGGCTTGCCGCGCTGCTTTACCGGCTGCCGGGCATGGGCCGTCTGGCCGACGCGCTGTACCGTTATGTAGCGGCGCGGCGTTATGATTGGTTCGGTTCCGCCGGTCAAGGATGCCAACCGGATCATTGTGAGGCTGGAGCTCACGCCAAGCCGAATGACAGTTTCGGCAGCGGAGCTCCACCGGATGGCGGCAAGGGTTGAACGGCCGATCTGTGCAAGCCGGAACAGATCGAACCGGAAGAGGTTTTGCAGGATGCAGCATTGACGCGACGCCACCTTTGTCCAAGCGGAAGGAGACGATGATGACTAGAACGAGAGGTTTCAAGGCTGCGATGGCGGCAGGACTTGGCACGGCTATGTTGGCGGGCTGCCTGTATTTGCCGCCGAGCGCGGCGGCAGACGGCAGTACACAGGACCAGCAAATCCGGGTGGGCATTTTCATCACGGTCCCGAACAAGTACACCCTATCGACGCCAGCGGCAACACTGAGCTCAACTGGTGGATTGCGCGTCGGTATCAAGCAGAACGGCGCAACAGGCCTGCTTGATTCTGTACCCGCAAGCGCTGAGATTAGAGCGATGTCAGAAGGTTATTCGGTGCTGCTAGGTGAAAGCTCCGACTTCGCATCTGCACTGGCCGTGTTCAAGGCGGTCAAGGCAGCTGGCGGCAATCCAGTGCTAGAGCCTATGAGCCGTAGCTCCGGCAAGGTTTATCAAGTGGCTGAAGGAGCTTATGCTACGGCTTCCGCGGCAACCTCTGCATTGACCAAGTGGTCCCAGAACACAACGGTCAAGGCGTTCGGGGGAACGGCACTTCAATTGCGCGGACCGCTTCATCTGGAAACAGGTGCATACGCGTCCGAAGCGGAGGCGCTGGCAACTGCCACTGCATTTGGTGCAGCGGGAGTGGATACGTTTCTCGCGCTTCGTCCGGGAGGCAGCGGAGCTTCCTACTCCGTTATGGTAGGGGCCGCTGCAGACAATGCTGCTTTGGATGCAATCCGACTTAAGCTGGCCGGAGTGGCCGAGGCGGCTGCACTGAAGCCAGCCGTTGCTGGAGGGTATCTTTTAAAGCGTCAAGAGCTGTCCGTCAACCAGAAAGAAGGCTCGCCTACGGTACTCTACCAGGCTCCTGCAAGCTCATTCGCTGTCGTTCAGCCTGTAGGGGGCGAACCCGTGAAACTTGCGGAGAGGTATGGACGTACATATAGAGGTTATTTTGAAATCGGCAGTTATAACGGCGCTCTGTCCGTCATTAATGAAGTTAGTTTTGAGGAATATCTCTATTCGGTCGTCGGTGGGGAAATGCCAGGTTCCTGGCATGCGGAGGCGCTTAAGGCGCAAGCGGTGGCGGCCCGTTCGTACGCTCTCTCGCAGGGAACTTCTTTTGGCATCGCACAGGTGGTTGATACAACGCTGAGTCAAGTCTATAATGGGACAAGTTCGGAAAAAGCGACGACTATTCAAGCCGTGAACGCAACAGCGGGAATGGTCATGCTGTCAGGCGGCAAGCCGGTAGAGGCGGTATTCTCCTCCAGCTCAGGCGGACAGACGGCCGATCCATCCGAGGTATGGGGTAACGCCGTGCCTTATTTGACCAGCGTCAGCAGTCCGGATGAATCCTCGGAAAAAGGTTTGCTGGAGTGGCATCGCGTGCTGACGCCGTCCGGCAAAACCGGCTTCGTTCGATCGGATACGGTTACACTAAGCGGTGAGAACAATGCGGCTGGAGCCGCTTTCGCAGTCATAAAGTCTAATGATACGAATGTTCGCCCCTTGCCATTGGTCCAATCTGGCGTGAATGCGGTAGAGAAGCTAGACACAGGAACAAAGGTGACGGTTCTCGATACGGTTATGCAGTCCAACGAGATGAACTGGATGCGCGGACCGTTTACCTCCCAACAGCTGCTAGATGGGATGAAGGGCAAGACAACGAGTGCCGTTTCGGGCCCTGTGACTAGCCTGGAGGTTGGACAGCGTGGTCCTTCCGGACGCGTCAAGCAGGTGTTGGTCAATGGCAAAGCACTTCCGGTCAAAACACCGGATAGCCTGCGCGGAGCGCTCGGCGGCTTGCCGAGTACGCGATTCTGGATTGAGCCAGCTGGGCAGATATCATTGCTCGGAGCGTCCGGA
This window contains:
- a CDS encoding Holliday junction DNA helicase subunit RuvB, with amino-acid sequence MEDERIISANLMMEDQAAEYSLRPRYLSEYIGQSQVKDNLKVFIEAAKLRKEALDHVLLYGPPGLGKTTLSNIIANELGVNLRTTSGPAIERPGDLAALLTNLQEGDVLFIDEIHRLNRSVEEVLYPAMEDFCLDIMIGKGPSARSVRLDLPPFTLIGATTRAGLLSAPLRDRFGVVSRLEYYGTDELAFIISRSSEILDVHMVGEAAHEIALRSRGTPRIANRLLKRVRDFAQVRGDGIITSELAELALSLIAVDPLGLDRIDHKMLQTMITNYRGGPVGLDTIAATIGEESQTIEDVYEPYLMQIGFLQRTPRGRVATPLAYRHLGLPISE
- a CDS encoding Predicted thiol-disulfide oxidoreductase YuxK, DCC family, coding for MGDRRKSESGARFSRDGEAVTEHGVVKAELQPELTVLYDGQCRLCLAAVDSLQRLNPREQLRYTAVQEMTAQELNSLFRGAPPDALKLMELIHVVDRQGRVHVGSDAIIRAMRSVRGFGLAALLYRLPGMGRLADALYRYVAARRYDWFGSAGQGCQPDHCEAGAHAKPNDSFGSGAPPDGGKG
- a CDS encoding stage II sporulation protein D, which codes for MTRTRGFKAAMAAGLGTAMLAGCLYLPPSAAADGSTQDQQIRVGIFITVPNKYTLSTPAATLSSTGGLRVGIKQNGATGLLDSVPASAEIRAMSEGYSVLLGESSDFASALAVFKAVKAAGGNPVLEPMSRSSGKVYQVAEGAYATASAATSALTKWSQNTTVKAFGGTALQLRGPLHLETGAYASEAEALATATAFGAAGVDTFLALRPGGSGASYSVMVGAAADNAALDAIRLKLAGVAEAAALKPAVAGGYLLKRQELSVNQKEGSPTVLYQAPASSFAVVQPVGGEPVKLAERYGRTYRGYFEIGSYNGALSVINEVSFEEYLYSVVGGEMPGSWHAEALKAQAVAARSYALSQGTSFGIAQVVDTTLSQVYNGTSSEKATTIQAVNATAGMVMLSGGKPVEAVFSSSSGGQTADPSEVWGNAVPYLTSVSSPDESSEKGLLEWHRVLTPSGKTGFVRSDTVTLSGENNAAGAAFAVIKSNDTNVRPLPLVQSGVNAVEKLDTGTKVTVLDTVMQSNEMNWMRGPFTSQQLLDGMKGKTTSAVSGPVTSLEVGQRGPSGRVKQVLVNGKALPVKTPDSLRGALGGLPSTRFWIEPAGQISLLGASGSVGSKEAGAAIQVLGAGGARSSSGGASLNVMSAGGVIRPVAPSASWMIRGMGNGHGLGLSQYGAKALAEQGYDYQKILKYYYKEIELVKDGY